Proteins co-encoded in one Rhopalosiphum maidis isolate BTI-1 chromosome 2, ASM367621v3, whole genome shotgun sequence genomic window:
- the LOC113552884 gene encoding carbonic anhydrase 2-like, with protein sequence MIWTSALWFMFAVLASSKSVSEFDLDDWPYVIKDHVGIKLQSPVDINTTYARRRYLPFLRYFGYWAFNRATVEISNTGHTVNVKLANNSYEVPFITGGPLFDSRYEFSQMHFHWGKNDMGSEHKVNGHKYAMEVHIVHYKKEYGSFENALSYSDGVCVVGFFGEVSSKDNQDMANFIADLKYIVQPKSSIVRSFKEEFSWIKKTALKQHYYTYHGSLTTEPYTECVIWIIFTKPIKISRRQLMEFRELHSSHHGVLINENDRDLQPFNNRTILYAY encoded by the exons ATGATTTGGACGTCTGCATTGTGGTTTATGTTTGCTGTTTTGGCGTCTTCAAAATCTGTCAGTG aatttgatTTGGATGACTGGCCATATGTTATTAAAGATCATGTGGGTATTAAGCTTCAGTCACCAGTggatataaatacaacatacGCAAGGAGGCGATATTTGCcatttttacgttattttgGTTATTGGGCATTTAACAGGGCAACAGTGGAAATTTCTAATACTGGACATACAG ttaatgttAAACTTGCCAATAATTCTTATGAGGTGCCATTCATCACCGGGGGTCCACTATTTGATAGTAGGTATGAATTCTCACAGATGCATTTTCATTGGGGTAAAAATGATATGGGAAGTGAACACAAAGTCAATGGACAcaa ATATGCTATGGAAGttcatattgtacattataaaaaagagTACGGAAGTTTTGAAAACGCTCTAAGTTACAGTGATGGCGTTTGTGTCGTCGGATTTTTCGGAGag GTATCATCAAAAGACAATCAAGATATGGCTAATTTTATtgcagatttaaaatatatagtccaACCAAAATCGTCGATAGTTAGAAGTTTTAAAGAAGAGTTTTCTTGGATAAAGAAAACAGCtttaaaacaacattattacACATATCATGGATCTCTAACAACTGAACCGTACACAGAATGTGTAATCTGGATAATTTTTACCAAGCCCATTAAAATATCTAGGAGACAG TTAATGGAATTCAGAGAGTTACATTCAAGTCATCACGgagtattaataaatgaaaatgacaGAGATCTTCAACCATTTAATAATAGAACAATCCTTTATGCATATTAA
- the LOC113554545 gene encoding ABC transporter G family member 23-like, with product MVHESRFKPGIYLSQSPSKCSIVLNNVFKTHNNQNIFNGVNLIAHSGKICAILGEINSGKSMLLSCLVGGDKVDKGHIWVLGGQPRTKSSKTLTKYTGYMPQEFCLYKTMTVLELFAYFGNLYNINHKFILWRISYYKHIFTLPPINSTIKKLSFSEKRMISFMIAVFHRPRLVVLDEPTIGLDIFKKNQIWKYLHHMISTWKPTVVVATNNIEEAFSATKIAYLKNRKIIFEREVKELHRANPNKSIDAIIEDLYISLTSINKNSWINSNQSETPHNKKLSIYKQLYPRSSIWKFKTVIIQNIKFLTKNFWMFVLLCVIPILQVYLHCIYYGTYPKSIPIAVYNQETDCGNNPCKHIENCSYYSCHFLNILNQNGVTVNYFDSEFLAKNSITKGSTLGFMKISKNYTVAIVNSITQSSTREREELLKSNINFEIDMSSNLYINIIVTMIKLYVIKSKYAWCS from the exons ATGGTACATGAAAGTCGCTTCAAACCAGGAATATATTTATCTCAAAGTCCTTCGAAATGTTCTATAGTATTgaataatgtgtttaaaacacataataatcaaaatattttcaatggaGTGAATTTAATTGCTCATAGTGGTAAAAT aTGTGCTATACTTGGTGAAATTAACAGCGGTAAATCTATGCTACTTTCTTGTTTAGTTGGTGGGGATAAAGTTGACAAAGGTCATATATGGGTTCTCGGCGGTCAACCAAGAACAAAAAGCAGTAAAACTTTAACTAAATACACTGGCTATATGCCTCAg gaattttgtttgtataagaCCATGACAGTTTTAGAACTGTTTGCATACTTtggaaatttgtataatattaatcacaaATTTATTCTGTGGAGAATCAGTTAttacaaacacatttttaccCTACCACCAATTAAttctactattaaaaaattaag tttcagTGAAAAACGAATGATATCGTTTATGATAGCCGTGTTCCACAGACCTCGATTAGTGGTATTAGACGAGCCTACTATAGGACttgacatatttaaaaaaaatca AATTTGGAAATACTTGCATCACATGATTAGTACATGGAAACCAACAGTAGTTGTAGCCACCAATAATATCGAAGAAGCATTTTCAGCAACTaag atagcgtatttaaaaaatagaaaaattatatttgaaagagAAGTAAAGGAATTGCATCGAGCAAACCCAAATAAGTCTATAGATGCAATCATAGAAGACCTTTACATCAGTTTAACATCTATTAAC aaAAACTCTTGGATCAATTCAAATCAATCTGAGACACCGCATAATAAAAAG ctaagcatttataagcaattatatCCAAGATCAAGTATTTGGAAGTTCAAAAccgttattattcaaaatattaaatttttaactaaaaatttttg gatGTTTGTGTTATTATGCGTGATCCCAATACTTCAAGTATACTTGCATTGCATCTATTATGGAACATATCCTAAATCCATACCTATTGCAGTTTATAACCAAGAAACTGATTGCGGTAATAACCCATGTAAACATATTGAAAATTGTTCTTACTACTCATGTCATttcttgaatattttgaacCAAAACGGTGTTACAGTa aattattttgattctGAATTTTTGGCTAAGAATTCTATAACAAAAGGATCAACACTaggatttatgaaaatttctaaaaactaCACAGTAGCAATAGTTAATAGTATAACACAAAGCTCGACAAGAGAACGTGAAGAACtgttaaaatctaatataaattttgaaatagacATGTCAAGtaacctatacataaatatcattgtcactatgataaaattatatgtaatcaaATCCAAATATGCCTGGTGTTCATAG
- the LOC113553350 gene encoding carbonic anhydrase 2-like translates to MFKILLSLSVSILILYGLSIEVSGDDPNQWPYVEQTFVAGEIQSPINILSNYSYNASLSSLLYYRYWREESVEIKIRNNGRALHVHSLRDETSSITAHITGGPLFKKKYTFSHIHIYWGAENEVGSEHQIDSQGYPIEVQMIHYKNEYGHYGNAIMYTDGICIISYFGNISDQDNPKMNNFLTAVQSVQIPGYSFISTFDVHFHWLMDVAQDYCYYAYPGSITSYPFTQCATWIIYENTFDISQKQLAVFRTLIGTDGNYLTSINARMMQPFNNRPLCYV, encoded by the exons atgtttaaaatacttttatcctTATccgtatcaattttaattctttatggactaa gtATTGAAGTATCTGGCGATGATCCTAATCAATGGCCATATGTCGAACAAACATTTGTAGCTGGTGAAATTCAATCgccgattaatatattatcgaatTATTCTTATAACGCCAGTTTATCAAGTTTGTTATACTATCGATATTGGCGCGAAGAGAgcgttgaaattaaaataagaaacaacGGACGTGCAC ttcatGTTCATAGTTTACGTGATGAAACGAGTAGTATTACAGCGCATATTACTGGTGgaccattatttaaaaaaaaatatacattttctcaCATTCATATATATTGGGGTGCCGAAAATGAAGTAGGAAGTGAACACCAAATCGATTCTCAGgg TTATCCAATAGAAGTTCAaatgatacattataaaaatgaatatggtCATTACGGAAATGCTATAATGTATACTGATGGTATTtgcattatttcatattttggaaac atatcagATCAAGACAatccaaaaatgaataattttctcACAGCTGTGCAATCCGTTCAAATTCCcggatatagttttatttcaacatttgATGTTCACTTTCATTGGTTGATGGATGTAGCTCAAGACTATTGCTACTATGCTTACCCGGGATCAATAACTTCATATCCATTTACTCAATGTGCCACGTGGATTATTTATGAGAATACATTCGATATTAGCCAAAAACaa ttggcAGTTTTTCGAACATTAATTGGAACCGatggaaattatttaacaagtaTAAACGCTAGAATGATGCAACCATTTAATAATCGACCACtttgttatgtttaa
- the LOC113554700 gene encoding uncharacterized protein LOC113554700, with the protein MFYFALLLQSEIQNGYLMRNMIAGVTIFEILLSFLTIQVIFSIVQAFFLFFLADFLLYISWESSLLLIIQLNIAIGTCGMSIGLFIGSFANSSIKSFYVTLLVCFLNIMSFLAIKEYRISSIAYFNYITIIFANSSSSSYIDPRTSI; encoded by the exons ATGTTCTATTTTGCGTTGTTGTTGCAaagtgaaattcaaaatggatACTTGATGAGAAATATGATTGCAG GAGTCACAATTTTCGAAATTTTGTTGAGTTTTCTTACTATTcaagtaatattttcaatagttcaagcattttttttattttttctggcTGATTTTCTACTATACATTAGCTGGGAAAGTTccttattactaattatccAATTAAATATTGCTATCGGTACCTGTGGAATGAGCattg gTTTATTCATTGGTTCATTCGCCAACAGTTCAATCAAATCATTTTATGTAACACTATTGGTgtgctttttaaatataat GTCTTTTTTGGCCATTAAAGAATACAGAATTAGCTCTATTGcctatttcaattatattaccattatCTTTGCCAATTCGAGCAGTTCAAGCTATATTGATCCAAGGACGTCGATTTGA